In a single window of the Leptospira sanjuanensis genome:
- a CDS encoding suppressor of fused domain protein, whose amino-acid sequence MTHSTEPKVIYQEANPYGTFTAYLEDDGRTVYLYLQGEQNPEFGIKSVWVCNRIEAPEKRSMEDLSSGLAPILLRSEVTESKGHPALDEKDLYFIWTEEGDGVALFYKENLIAFLPPWSGLKDFHGYSLFAKVEALTAYPLGNSEFGIIPDRVRASRDFWEARSKQGAWKGIQEKRLSYLESKFGKHEKYWSADGGKYPQLGIARFQSEKFPGVLIYSTIGMSAQNMPTVELFHKNYEDYARIELILAVKVGSEGLERSESWVPHLIGELIRFPWNMAKWFGHGHTITMSRKDPEALYLNFTSILFRDTESFRFVANAPDLSDLISENGKPVRFLTLLPLSEEEKEYAQKGGIQSFNEIWNEKEFPWYHDAERQTLI is encoded by the coding sequence ATGACTCATTCTACCGAACCGAAAGTAATCTATCAGGAAGCCAATCCTTACGGAACATTCACCGCGTACTTGGAAGACGACGGAAGGACCGTTTATCTTTATCTCCAAGGAGAACAGAATCCCGAGTTCGGAATCAAATCCGTATGGGTTTGCAATCGGATAGAAGCGCCCGAAAAAAGAAGTATGGAAGATCTTTCCAGCGGACTTGCGCCGATTCTTCTTCGATCCGAAGTGACCGAATCCAAAGGACATCCGGCTTTGGATGAAAAGGATTTGTATTTTATCTGGACGGAAGAAGGGGACGGCGTCGCGCTTTTCTATAAGGAGAATCTCATCGCGTTTCTTCCTCCTTGGTCGGGATTGAAGGATTTTCACGGATATTCTTTGTTTGCGAAGGTGGAAGCTTTGACCGCGTATCCTTTGGGAAATTCCGAATTCGGAATTATTCCCGATCGAGTGCGCGCCTCCCGCGATTTTTGGGAAGCCCGTTCTAAACAAGGAGCTTGGAAAGGAATTCAAGAAAAACGTCTTTCGTATTTAGAATCCAAGTTCGGAAAACACGAAAAGTATTGGTCCGCCGACGGAGGAAAATATCCTCAACTTGGAATCGCGCGCTTCCAATCGGAAAAATTTCCCGGCGTCCTTATCTATTCCACCATCGGAATGAGCGCGCAGAATATGCCGACCGTAGAACTCTTTCATAAGAATTACGAAGATTATGCAAGAATCGAGTTGATACTTGCGGTAAAAGTCGGTTCGGAAGGTTTGGAACGATCCGAATCCTGGGTTCCGCATTTGATCGGCGAATTGATTCGATTTCCTTGGAACATGGCGAAATGGTTCGGTCACGGTCACACGATCACGATGTCGCGAAAGGATCCGGAAGCGTTGTATTTAAACTTCACCTCGATTCTTTTTCGGGATACGGAAAGCTTTCGTTTCGTTGCGAATGCGCCGGATTTATCGGATTTGATTTCAGAAAACGGAAAACCGGTCCGATTCCTAACCTTGCTTCCTCTTTCGGAAGAAGAAAAAGAATACGCGCAGAAGGGCGGAATTCAATCTTTCAATGAAATCTGGAATGAAAAAGAATTTCCTTGGTATCACGACGCGGAAAGACAAACGCTCATCTAA
- the argJ gene encoding bifunctional glutamate N-acetyltransferase/amino-acid acetyltransferase ArgJ, with protein MPKGFSSFGINIGIKDNTKDFGVIYSEVPCKAAAVFTKNNYPGAPVIVGKEHVQSGLLQAVVINSKNSNVATGEKGIQNSRDICKAIGESLGIDAKLVLPSSTGVIGVPLKMEVILPACKKAKSLLKPGNLEEVAEAIMTTDTKKKISFRKIKTKSGEGTIYGIAKGAGMIEPNMATMLCYILSDVSLPEGTDLYSVLKSSVDQSFNCLTIDSDTSTSDTVALLCNGLSGESSVEDFSKALTEISIDLTKLIAIDGEGATKLIELTITGAKNETQARKIGKSILNSPLVKTAIYGGDPNWGRLVMAVGKVFDEPIPFEGLQIYFGTLPVKEANQETLKKLSEYLKNNTEISLNVVLNVGAVSMKFWGCDFTEKYIEENAYYTT; from the coding sequence ATGCCAAAAGGCTTTTCATCTTTCGGAATCAATATCGGAATCAAGGACAATACGAAAGACTTCGGAGTGATTTATTCCGAAGTGCCCTGCAAAGCGGCCGCCGTATTCACCAAAAACAATTATCCGGGCGCTCCCGTCATCGTGGGAAAAGAACACGTTCAATCCGGTCTTCTGCAAGCCGTGGTCATCAATTCTAAAAATTCGAACGTAGCAACGGGTGAAAAAGGAATTCAAAACTCAAGAGACATCTGCAAAGCGATCGGAGAATCCCTCGGCATCGACGCAAAGTTAGTCCTTCCTTCTTCGACCGGAGTGATCGGAGTTCCGTTAAAGATGGAAGTGATTCTCCCCGCTTGTAAAAAAGCGAAATCGCTTTTAAAACCGGGTAACTTGGAAGAAGTCGCAGAAGCGATCATGACCACGGACACTAAAAAGAAAATTTCTTTCCGAAAAATCAAAACAAAATCAGGAGAAGGCACGATCTACGGGATCGCAAAAGGCGCAGGAATGATCGAACCGAATATGGCTACGATGCTCTGCTATATTCTTTCGGACGTTTCTCTGCCGGAAGGAACGGATTTATATTCCGTTTTAAAATCATCCGTGGATCAGAGCTTCAATTGTTTAACGATCGATTCGGACACTTCCACTTCCGATACGGTCGCGTTGCTTTGCAACGGTTTGTCCGGCGAAAGTTCCGTTGAAGATTTTTCGAAAGCCCTTACGGAAATTTCAATCGATCTTACCAAACTCATCGCGATCGACGGAGAAGGTGCGACCAAGTTGATCGAACTCACGATCACCGGCGCAAAGAACGAAACGCAGGCAAGAAAAATCGGCAAGTCGATCCTGAATTCTCCCTTGGTAAAAACCGCGATCTACGGCGGCGATCCGAACTGGGGAAGATTGGTGATGGCGGTGGGAAAGGTTTTCGACGAACCGATCCCGTTCGAAGGTCTTCAAATCTATTTTGGAACGCTTCCGGTCAAAGAAGCGAACCAGGAAACATTGAAAAAGCTTTCCGAATACTTAAAAAATAATACTGAAATTTCCTTAAATGTAGTGTTGAATGTTGGGGCCGTTTCCATGAAATTTTGGGGCTGCGATTTTACGGAAAAATACATCGAAGAGAATGCTTACTACACTACCTGA
- a CDS encoding thiolase C-terminal domain-containing protein, with translation MNPVLLGVSDSVAADFPEEYKEWSGERKVLEHYKKSIYDLLQFLEMKPETLRDILTDFVSIEPASLGKSGYGHSVRIANELGYTGFRSHLIDLGGASVTGAIGQARTILQSDSEAVVLIAGADIPKSAFRQVSDMKRLNETVCHPVYELNYGATLIAMYGLLMKRMMFENDIAQADLEAITKKFRSNAITNPRAHVYQQEITEKQLSRTIADPYPAPMIAIVTDHGFATLLMSEKKAKKLQSQGKIKKEIDPMYLIGAGHAAHAEYFMLKGDFATPAGRAGDIAFASAGIEREDIDYAWIYDCFTGMVILQSSEYFGITKKEAVEHLKNGELKFSNGKKIKVNEMGGILNYQAAMSMSAATGLIDVAAHYGLYSRFVPNIQVTRPGKSLVGGNGGVDSINSVAIFSSTASKLKSKKVKPRRLTLNQNGAKNNETGIVYSSTTVNMNPGSFTKAPYSLALVKMKAGRYVMVNVFDSKGELLKTDQTLQIDRSKLKIVNENGFLKGILS, from the coding sequence ATGAACCCCGTATTATTAGGCGTGAGCGATTCGGTTGCGGCCGATTTCCCGGAAGAATATAAAGAATGGTCCGGCGAAAGAAAAGTATTAGAACATTATAAAAAATCAATATACGATCTGCTTCAGTTTTTGGAGATGAAACCGGAAACTTTACGGGATATTCTTACCGACTTTGTAAGCATCGAGCCGGCTTCGTTGGGCAAGTCGGGTTACGGACATAGCGTAAGAATTGCGAATGAACTAGGGTATACCGGCTTTCGTTCTCATCTGATCGATTTGGGAGGCGCGAGCGTGACCGGAGCGATAGGACAAGCCAGAACCATTCTTCAATCCGACAGCGAGGCGGTCGTCTTGATCGCGGGTGCGGATATTCCTAAGTCCGCATTCAGACAGGTTTCCGATATGAAACGATTGAACGAAACCGTTTGTCATCCCGTTTACGAACTCAATTACGGCGCGACCTTGATCGCTATGTACGGACTTTTGATGAAACGGATGATGTTTGAAAACGACATCGCTCAAGCGGATCTGGAAGCGATCACGAAAAAGTTCAGATCCAACGCGATTACGAATCCGAGAGCACACGTATATCAACAAGAGATAACGGAAAAACAACTTTCTCGAACGATCGCGGACCCGTATCCCGCGCCTATGATCGCAATCGTTACCGATCACGGGTTTGCGACTCTTCTCATGTCCGAAAAAAAAGCGAAGAAACTGCAATCGCAGGGAAAGATCAAAAAGGAAATCGATCCGATGTATTTGATCGGAGCGGGACACGCGGCCCATGCGGAATACTTTATGCTCAAGGGCGACTTTGCGACTCCGGCGGGAAGAGCGGGCGACATTGCGTTTGCGTCCGCAGGAATCGAAAGAGAAGACATCGATTACGCATGGATCTATGATTGTTTTACGGGAATGGTGATACTTCAGTCGTCCGAGTATTTCGGAATCACCAAAAAGGAAGCGGTCGAACATTTGAAAAACGGAGAATTAAAATTCTCTAATGGCAAAAAAATCAAGGTCAACGAGATGGGAGGAATTCTCAACTACCAAGCGGCTATGTCCATGTCCGCCGCAACCGGTTTGATCGATGTGGCCGCACACTATGGATTGTATTCTCGTTTCGTTCCGAACATTCAAGTCACTCGTCCCGGAAAATCTTTGGTGGGCGGAAACGGAGGAGTGGACAGCATCAATTCGGTCGCGATTTTTTCTTCGACCGCCTCCAAACTCAAATCGAAGAAAGTGAAACCGAGACGATTGACCCTCAATCAAAACGGCGCAAAAAACAATGAAACGGGAATTGTTTATTCTTCAACAACGGTAAACATGAATCCGGGATCGTTTACAAAGGCGCCATATTCTTTGGCTCTTGTAAAAATGAAAGCGGGGAGATATGTCATGGTCAATGTATTCGATTCCAAAGGTGAACTTTTAAAAACCGATCAAACTCTCCAAATCGATCGTTCGAAATTAAAAATCGTGAATGAAAACGGGTTTTTGAAAGGAATTTTATCTTGA
- a CDS encoding HAMP domain-containing sensor histidine kinase, translating to MRRSLFSKLLLSNWLLLLVLLVVAGAVLFAEKFIHPDFRILLFSFYVLFAMFGTFYMSYSIAKRVAEPLDRIEKKTSDINAGDFGSELALSDIRELADLASSINLMSSRLKNQFVDLTIEKEKFDSVLQNLKEGVFAIDPDNASILFQNKSIPGSLIEPNSRSRKVTDATRDPRLLEFVLNHLKGPSDSKMELDLGQNFYTIKMYPLKTNGKTLMYIGVIRNITEEKQSHIIREQFVQNASHELKTPITSIKGYTETLLDRLRLSPESHEKRFLDAISRNTDRMVRIVEDMLTITRIENQTKIAGDEEFSLKSLVENLSYTVEGVVSSKGQKFVVEMPEPLMIAADWVLLEHMLLNLISNASSYSPEGKTITLKILPVKTDQVQFQVIDQGIGIQDEDKSRIFERFFRVDKNRSRKEGGTGLGLSIVKHIVRLHHGSVKVFDNPEGGTIFAVTIPIRYQAEVS from the coding sequence ATGAGGCGTAGCTTATTTTCAAAACTCCTTCTTAGCAACTGGCTGCTTTTGCTTGTACTCCTCGTTGTTGCCGGCGCGGTACTTTTCGCGGAGAAGTTCATTCATCCCGATTTTAGAATTCTTCTTTTTTCCTTTTACGTTCTTTTTGCCATGTTCGGGACGTTCTACATGTCCTACTCGATCGCAAAGAGAGTCGCGGAACCTCTCGACAGAATCGAAAAAAAAACGAGCGATATCAACGCGGGAGATTTCGGTTCCGAGTTGGCTCTTTCGGACATTCGGGAACTCGCGGACTTAGCTTCTTCCATCAATCTCATGTCCAGTCGATTGAAGAATCAATTCGTGGATCTTACGATCGAAAAGGAAAAATTCGATTCCGTTTTACAAAATCTGAAAGAGGGTGTGTTTGCGATCGATCCGGACAACGCCTCCATTCTTTTTCAAAATAAAAGTATTCCGGGTTCTTTGATCGAACCGAATTCAAGATCCAGAAAAGTAACGGACGCGACGCGAGATCCGAGACTTTTGGAATTCGTTTTAAATCATCTCAAAGGTCCGAGCGATTCCAAGATGGAACTCGATCTTGGACAGAATTTTTACACGATCAAGATGTATCCTCTGAAAACGAACGGTAAAACGCTGATGTATATCGGCGTGATCCGAAACATCACCGAAGAAAAACAATCGCATATCATTCGGGAACAATTCGTGCAGAACGCTTCTCACGAACTCAAAACTCCGATCACGTCCATAAAGGGATATACGGAAACGTTGCTCGATCGTTTACGCCTTTCACCGGAAAGTCACGAAAAACGATTTCTAGACGCGATTTCCAGAAACACGGATCGTATGGTGCGTATCGTCGAAGATATGCTGACCATCACACGAATCGAAAATCAAACAAAGATCGCGGGCGATGAAGAATTCTCCCTGAAATCTCTTGTGGAGAATCTGAGTTATACCGTGGAAGGGGTCGTTTCCTCCAAAGGTCAAAAGTTTGTCGTAGAAATGCCTGAACCTTTGATGATCGCCGCGGATTGGGTTCTTTTGGAACACATGCTCTTAAACTTGATCTCGAACGCGTCCTCTTATTCTCCCGAAGGAAAAACGATCACTCTGAAAATTCTTCCCGTAAAAACGGATCAGGTTCAGTTCCAAGTGATCGATCAGGGGATCGGAATTCAAGACGAGGACAAAAGCAGAATCTTTGAAAGATTTTTCCGAGTCGATAAGAACCGTTCCCGTAAAGAAGGCGGAACCGGTCTCGGTCTTTCCATCGTAAAACATATCGTGCGTCTTCACCACGGCTCCGTAAAGGTTTTCGACAACCCGGAAGGCGGGACGATTTTTGCGGTTACGATTCCGATTCGTTATCAAGCCGAAGTTTCCTGA
- a CDS encoding NUDIX hydrolase: MRFDFQSLKTQLAVPQESFTGIPTPPIGEEKSRASSVILPIYENPDSTQGIILQKRNSNLKAHPGQIAFPGGAHSKRDKNLLDTALREWEEEMGESSSVLEVLGEYHGLFTHTGFHISPFIARYAGSFRFNTNPEEVERSILLDLNRLETAPFYSIRIRRSGAREIEIYYFDLEEGLLWGATGRIIVNFLREYAGFERQPTQVEPNLGSPPFFDPVRKFSKKN, from the coding sequence ATGAGATTTGATTTTCAGTCGCTCAAAACCCAGCTTGCAGTTCCTCAGGAAAGTTTTACCGGAATTCCGACCCCGCCCATTGGAGAGGAAAAATCAAGGGCCTCGTCCGTTATTCTTCCCATATACGAAAACCCCGATTCTACTCAGGGAATCATCCTACAAAAAAGAAATTCCAATCTGAAAGCGCATCCGGGGCAAATTGCGTTTCCCGGCGGTGCGCATTCCAAACGAGACAAGAATCTTTTGGATACGGCCCTTCGCGAATGGGAAGAGGAAATGGGAGAATCCAGTTCCGTTCTCGAAGTTCTCGGCGAATATCACGGACTTTTTACGCATACAGGATTTCATATTTCTCCCTTTATCGCTCGATACGCCGGCTCATTTCGTTTCAACACGAATCCGGAAGAAGTAGAACGTTCTATCCTACTCGATTTGAATCGTTTGGAAACGGCTCCGTTTTATTCGATTCGAATTCGGAGATCCGGCGCAAGAGAAATCGAAATCTATTATTTCGATTTGGAAGAAGGATTACTCTGGGGGGCTACGGGAAGAATCATCGTAAACTTTTTGCGCGAATATGCCGGTTTTGAAAGACAACCGACTCAAGTGGAACCGAATTTAGGCAGCCCTCCTTTTTTTGATCCGGTTCGGAAATTCTCTAAAAAAAATTAA
- a CDS encoding response regulator, with the protein MKNQSGNPGQKVLVVDDEEDIAELIRFHLEENGYQVDTCQNGLEVLPKLEKNTPDLVILDLMLPGIGGMDLCKKIKEKYSMPIIMVTAKSGETEAVLGLELGADDYVRKPFSTRELIARVRSVLRRTKEGEEEEQFEGNITIGNIFLNLKAHKAFINNSEVDLTLIEYKILNLFMTNPGVAFTRDKLLDRVWGKDIYVTDRAVDVNIKRLRDKLGDEKERLETIRGIGYRFNEA; encoded by the coding sequence ATGAAAAACCAATCAGGGAACCCAGGGCAAAAAGTCCTCGTTGTTGACGACGAGGAAGATATCGCCGAGCTGATCCGATTCCACCTCGAAGAAAACGGCTATCAAGTCGACACATGCCAAAACGGGTTAGAAGTTCTCCCAAAACTCGAAAAGAACACACCGGATCTCGTAATTCTAGATTTGATGCTTCCGGGAATCGGCGGAATGGATCTATGCAAAAAGATCAAAGAAAAGTATTCCATGCCGATCATCATGGTTACCGCAAAATCCGGTGAGACCGAGGCGGTTCTCGGATTAGAACTCGGTGCGGACGACTATGTCCGTAAACCGTTCAGCACTCGCGAATTGATCGCTAGAGTTCGTTCCGTTTTAAGAAGAACCAAAGAAGGAGAGGAAGAGGAACAATTCGAAGGAAACATCACCATCGGAAACATCTTTCTCAACTTGAAAGCCCATAAGGCTTTTATCAACAATTCGGAAGTGGATTTAACCCTCATCGAATATAAGATTCTCAATCTCTTTATGACCAACCCGGGCGTGGCTTTTACAAGAGACAAATTATTGGACCGCGTTTGGGGAAAAGATATTTACGTTACCGACCGAGCTGTCGACGTAAATATCAAGAGACTGCGCGACAAACTCGGAGACGAAAAGGAAAGACTCGAGACGATACGCGGAATCGGCTATAGATTCAATGAGGCGTAG
- a CDS encoding RNA polymerase sigma factor: MRENLPIVCNQEDWDCIQKVLHGDFNSFELLMNRYQGLVYSQAIKAFRNETEAEDFTQDIFLKAFESLSTFQGRSQFSTWLFVIARNEIIRRYRREHPEVAGLDALILAETEKDKQREISSEQEAKLLKQESSEKIRNLVESLPELYRKPISLHYFENMSYKEISKKLNLKMNTLKSYIFRGKEIMRDWLNKEENEKQE; the protein is encoded by the coding sequence ATGAGGGAAAACCTTCCCATTGTATGCAACCAGGAAGACTGGGACTGCATTCAAAAAGTATTACACGGCGATTTCAATTCGTTCGAATTGCTGATGAACCGTTATCAGGGATTGGTTTATTCCCAAGCGATCAAGGCCTTTCGTAACGAAACGGAGGCCGAAGATTTCACCCAGGACATATTTTTAAAGGCATTCGAAAGTTTATCCACGTTCCAAGGTAGATCCCAATTCTCCACTTGGTTGTTCGTAATCGCGAGAAACGAAATCATCCGAAGATACCGCCGAGAACACCCCGAGGTCGCCGGACTCGACGCGTTGATTCTCGCGGAAACCGAAAAAGATAAACAAAGAGAAATCTCTTCCGAACAGGAAGCAAAACTTCTCAAACAGGAAAGCTCCGAGAAGATCCGAAACCTTGTAGAAAGCCTTCCCGAACTCTATCGCAAACCGATTTCTCTCCATTACTTCGAGAATATGTCTTATAAAGAAATTTCAAAAAAATTAAACTTGAAAATGAACACTTTAAAGAGTTATATTTTCAGGGGTAAGGAAATCATGAGGGATTGGTTAAACAAGGAAGAGAATGAAAAACAAGAATAA
- a CDS encoding SpoIIE family protein phosphatase has product MRNILLLFISLILFSIALFIGVLQTSSESLRPPFYYYPNGTIIQSSEEFPGILGKKVDLLELEIAVKMAESGQSYENGIHVYDKGVSETIPVILAPKSDYSVIQDFTRDILISLLYLSVAIWFFFYTRDLYMLLLFGSLSCLSLFNFFLVGFHEFHFLFFFFLYFTAFVILNISFRLRGKELPTRWFAPEIIFSLIAGFVGKSQKADPHIFGILATNGVYFILFCSVICIFFLILDSIRNLFPLQSLFKKLSLILAFSAISILPFVSVEFSHLISPDSAKVMILAAFLIFPALIIYGTFTYSIVPVQIAFSSSLTSIYLILILAGGYLFLLAAFFKFNPIAADKYLEEFNVLFLCSSLYTLGSINRRLSNLVDTWSFKRNQKLHSAMETISSMISAPISMRATINNLMRKVSEALDISKILVLIPADKFPRTDLKNINFIRIASGSEIWQYFAANTEVTVTNHLAYGLGIRESVYKFLQNSGVQLTYPIFNYSRGKEVLGVFLVGEKNNRKNFNLGELHFLKECTRMASMLLQNYALLAEEVEKKRIVRDLNMASIIDKTLHVAEGEPIKGINIGFFSIPAVGISGDYLDIQKLNSNTMLLALGDVSGHGLGTGYLVSAIRGIIQNQIRKKSDLSTIFRVINSFLIERYRGSEFMTLICGEYNSQEETFKYINAGHSSPICIRKNGKVELRTETQRVLGVLPTEYKHLTIPIYPGDKLILFTDGVTETFNDNEEIFGDENFLNLLRENHQLSPQELTDLVLKTIQDYRGKKDPSDDISFLCLEVNEDTRR; this is encoded by the coding sequence GTGAGAAACATACTTTTATTGTTCATATCTCTGATCTTGTTCAGCATCGCGCTTTTTATAGGAGTTTTGCAGACTTCTTCCGAAAGTTTAAGACCTCCTTTTTATTATTATCCGAACGGAACGATCATTCAAAGCAGCGAAGAATTTCCGGGCATCTTAGGAAAGAAAGTGGATCTTTTGGAACTTGAGATCGCGGTTAAAATGGCCGAATCGGGTCAATCGTATGAAAACGGAATCCATGTTTACGACAAGGGAGTCAGCGAAACGATCCCTGTCATTCTCGCACCGAAATCGGATTACTCCGTGATCCAGGATTTTACGAGAGACATTCTGATTTCACTGTTGTATCTTTCCGTAGCGATCTGGTTTTTCTTTTACACAAGGGATCTCTACATGCTTTTGCTGTTCGGTTCCCTGTCGTGTTTGAGTTTATTCAACTTCTTTCTAGTCGGCTTTCACGAATTCCACTTTTTATTTTTCTTTTTTCTTTATTTTACAGCATTCGTGATCTTGAATATATCGTTTCGACTTCGAGGCAAGGAACTTCCCACACGATGGTTCGCACCGGAGATCATCTTCTCTTTGATCGCGGGTTTCGTGGGAAAATCGCAGAAGGCCGATCCGCATATCTTCGGAATACTTGCGACCAACGGAGTTTATTTTATTCTCTTCTGCTCCGTGATCTGCATTTTCTTTTTGATTTTGGATTCGATACGAAATCTTTTTCCGTTGCAGAGTTTATTCAAAAAACTCAGTTTGATTTTGGCGTTCAGCGCGATTTCCATTCTTCCTTTCGTATCCGTGGAATTTTCGCATCTTATCTCGCCCGATTCGGCGAAAGTTATGATCTTGGCGGCGTTCTTGATATTTCCGGCCTTGATCATCTACGGAACGTTCACGTATTCGATCGTTCCCGTTCAGATTGCGTTCAGTTCCTCTCTTACTTCGATTTATTTGATCTTGATCCTTGCGGGCGGTTATCTGTTTCTTCTTGCGGCGTTTTTTAAATTTAATCCGATCGCTGCGGATAAGTATCTGGAAGAATTCAACGTTCTCTTTCTTTGTTCGAGTTTATATACTCTCGGTTCAATCAACCGGCGTTTGTCCAACCTTGTGGACACTTGGAGCTTTAAAAGAAATCAAAAACTTCATTCGGCGATGGAAACGATCTCTTCGATGATCAGCGCTCCTATTTCCATGCGAGCGACGATCAACAATCTAATGAGAAAGGTTTCGGAAGCGTTGGATATTTCCAAAATCCTCGTATTGATTCCTGCGGATAAATTTCCGAGAACGGATCTGAAGAATATCAACTTCATTCGAATCGCTTCCGGTTCGGAGATTTGGCAGTATTTTGCGGCCAATACGGAAGTTACCGTCACGAATCACCTTGCGTATGGACTCGGAATCCGCGAATCGGTCTATAAATTCCTGCAAAATTCCGGTGTGCAGCTAACGTATCCGATCTTCAATTATTCGCGCGGAAAAGAGGTTTTGGGCGTGTTTCTAGTGGGTGAAAAGAACAACCGAAAGAATTTCAACCTCGGCGAGCTTCATTTCTTAAAAGAATGTACGAGAATGGCTTCGATGCTCCTTCAAAACTACGCGTTATTGGCGGAGGAAGTGGAGAAAAAAAGAATCGTTCGCGATCTCAATATGGCTTCGATTATCGATAAAACTCTGCACGTCGCCGAAGGAGAACCGATCAAAGGAATCAACATCGGTTTCTTTTCGATTCCCGCCGTAGGAATTTCCGGAGATTACTTAGACATTCAAAAGCTGAATTCAAACACGATGTTGTTGGCTTTAGGAGACGTTTCGGGACATGGATTGGGAACCGGATACTTGGTAAGTGCGATTCGAGGCATCATACAGAATCAAATTCGAAAAAAATCGGACTTATCCACGATTTTCAGAGTGATTAACTCGTTTTTAATCGAGAGATACAGAGGAAGCGAGTTCATGACGTTGATCTGCGGAGAATATAATTCTCAGGAAGAAACGTTTAAATACATCAATGCAGGACATTCTTCTCCGATTTGTATTCGAAAAAACGGAAAAGTAGAACTTAGAACCGAGACTCAAAGAGTTTTAGGAGTCTTACCTACCGAATATAAACACTTAACGATTCCGATTTACCCCGGTGATAAGCTAATTTTATTCACCGATGGAGTCACTGAAACGTTCAATGATAACGAAGAAATCTTCGGTGATGAGAATTTTTTAAATCTTTTACGCGAGAATCATCAATTAAGTCCGCAAGAACTAACGGATCTTGTACTAAAAACGATTCAAGACTATCGTGGTAAGAAAGATCCTAGCGATGATATATCTTTTCTCTGTCTTGAAGTGAATGAAGACACTCGCAGATGA
- a CDS encoding LIMLP_16695 family PerRB-regulated protein, giving the protein MKMIKNLFQTEIRNSYLKESFQEEEWYQSLINRPGIEERIPYFKTRAENKKVTAIVR; this is encoded by the coding sequence ATGAAGATGATTAAGAATCTATTTCAAACCGAAATACGCAATTCCTACCTAAAAGAAAGTTTTCAAGAAGAAGAATGGTATCAATCCTTGATCAACCGTCCCGGTATCGAAGAAAGAATTCCTTACTTCAAGACCAGAGCGGAAAATAAAAAAGTAACAGCCATTGTAAGATGA
- a CDS encoding MaoC family dehydratase, which translates to MYQKGKSYEEIEIGDKASFSKTVTETDIYLFAGISGDFNPLHVDEEYAKTTIFGTRIAHGGLAASLLAPVLGMKLPGLGTVALETVTKFRKPVYPGDTVTCTVEVKNKIAKMKMVEMKILWTNQKGETIGKGECKVLPPGSDS; encoded by the coding sequence ATGTATCAAAAAGGAAAATCCTACGAAGAAATTGAAATCGGAGATAAGGCGAGTTTTTCGAAAACCGTCACGGAAACGGATATCTATCTTTTTGCAGGAATCAGCGGAGACTTTAACCCGTTGCATGTGGACGAGGAATATGCGAAGACGACGATTTTCGGAACGAGAATCGCTCACGGCGGACTTGCTGCGTCTTTGTTGGCACCCGTTCTGGGGATGAAACTTCCCGGTTTAGGAACTGTGGCTTTGGAAACGGTCACTAAGTTTCGGAAACCGGTTTATCCGGGAGACACGGTGACTTGCACCGTCGAAGTCAAAAATAAGATCGCGAAGATGAAAATGGTCGAGATGAAAATTCTATGGACCAATCAAAAAGGCGAGACGATCGGCAAGGGAGAATGTAAGGTTCTTCCGCCCGGTTCCGATTCTTAA